Part of the Ignavibacteria bacterium genome is shown below.
CAAAGATTATTTTGTGATTGATTATGTCATAATGATGCGATATCAAATCTCTAAGCTTCATAATCTTTTTCCAGTCGATAAGAGGATAATTTTGAAACAGGGCGCTATGCTTTGTGTCTATGCTTTTAATTATCTCTCCGATGATTTGAAGTCTCATAGCGATTGAGTCTAATTTAGTAACTCCTTCTGGAGATGTTACAAAATCTTCTGCAATTTGAATTGTATCGAAG
Proteins encoded:
- a CDS encoding DUF86 domain-containing protein; amino-acid sequence: MPENVLFDQFKSILESIEITQDRFDTIQIAEDFVTSPEGVTKLDSIAMRLQIIGEIIKSIDTKHSALFQNYPLIDWKKIMKLRDLISHHYDIINHKIIFDICKNHMPKLKNTITQIINDLSTNP